The Micromonospora sp. NBC_01740 genome includes a window with the following:
- a CDS encoding DUF4126 domain-containing protein, which yields MLEVLTGTGLAASAGLNAYIPLLTMGLLARYTSLIDLPGGWQWLGNGWVIAILAVLLVVEVVADKVPVVDHVNDVVQTVVRPTAGGLAFGAGSSSETVTVSDPDTFFSSSQWVPVVAGVVIALGVHLLKSAARPVINATTAGVGAPVASTAEDATSVAMSVVAILLPVLVLAFLLGLVVFVFWFVRRRSDRRRERQAARAAGFRV from the coding sequence GTGCTCGAAGTTCTCACCGGTACCGGTCTCGCCGCCTCGGCGGGGCTGAACGCGTACATCCCCCTGCTCACCATGGGTCTCCTGGCCCGCTACACCAGCCTGATCGACCTGCCCGGCGGCTGGCAGTGGTTGGGCAACGGCTGGGTGATCGCGATCCTGGCGGTGCTGCTGGTCGTCGAGGTCGTCGCCGACAAGGTCCCGGTGGTCGACCACGTCAACGACGTCGTGCAGACCGTGGTCCGGCCGACAGCCGGCGGCCTGGCGTTCGGCGCGGGCTCGTCCTCGGAGACGGTGACGGTCAGTGACCCTGACACCTTCTTCTCGTCCAGCCAGTGGGTCCCCGTGGTGGCCGGGGTGGTGATCGCCCTCGGCGTACACCTGTTGAAGTCCGCCGCCCGACCGGTCATCAACGCGACCACGGCCGGCGTCGGCGCACCCGTGGCCAGCACCGCCGAGGACGCCACCAGCGTGGCCATGTCGGTGGTGGCGATCCTGCTGCCGGTGCTGGTGCTGGCGTTCCTGCTCGGGCTGGTCGTCTTCGTCTTCTGGTTCGTGCGCCGCCGCTCCGACCGCCGCCGGGAGCGTCAGGCGGCGCGGGCCGCCGGCTTCCGCGTCTGA
- a CDS encoding protein meaA, with product MDEKALPGRLPERDRPWVMRTYAGHSSAAATNALFRRNLAKGQTGLSVAFDLPTQTGYDPDHELAAGEVGRVGVPVAHLGDMRALFDGIPLADMNTSMTINAPAMWLLALYGTVGEEQGAELSRCAGTTQNDIIKEYLSRGTHIFPPAASLRLTADVVAYALREMPRWNPVNICSYHLQEAGATPVQEVGFALSTAVAVLDAVRDSGQVPAERMGDVVQRISFFVNAGVRFVEEIAKMRAFGALWDEITRERYGVENPKQRRFRYGVQVNSLGLTEAQPENNIQRIVLEMLGVTLSRDARARAVQLPAWNEALGLPRPWDQQWSLRMQQVLAYESDLLEYPDLFEGSHVMTALVEEIVTGARVELEKVLEMGGVVAAVETGYLKSALVASLAERRRRMESGADVVVGVNRFTETEPSPLTAAGAESVEQVDPAVEAAATEAVRRWRAGRDDSAVDAALARLRADAATTTNLMPATLECVRAGVTTGEWAGALRQVFGEYRAPTGLTGAAGAGGDATLAAVRARVAATARELGSGRLRLLVGKPGLDGHSNGAEQIAVRARDAGFEVVYQGIRLTAGQIVAAAVEEDVDLVGLSVLSGSHLAAVPAVLDGLRAAGRSDLPVVVGGIIPAGDAEQLRAAGVARVFTPKDFALTGIIDDLVTVVREANGLR from the coding sequence ATGGACGAGAAGGCTCTCCCCGGCCGGCTGCCCGAGCGCGACCGCCCCTGGGTGATGCGCACCTACGCCGGGCACAGCTCGGCCGCGGCGACGAACGCGCTCTTCCGCCGCAACCTGGCGAAGGGGCAGACCGGCCTGTCGGTCGCCTTCGACCTGCCGACCCAGACCGGCTACGACCCCGACCACGAGCTCGCCGCCGGCGAGGTGGGTCGGGTCGGTGTGCCGGTGGCGCACCTCGGCGACATGCGGGCCCTCTTCGACGGCATCCCGCTGGCCGACATGAACACGTCCATGACCATCAACGCGCCGGCGATGTGGCTGCTCGCCCTCTACGGCACGGTCGGCGAGGAGCAGGGCGCGGAGCTGTCCCGCTGCGCCGGCACCACGCAGAACGACATCATCAAGGAGTACCTCTCCCGGGGCACCCACATCTTCCCGCCGGCCGCGTCGCTGCGGCTGACCGCCGACGTCGTCGCGTACGCGCTGCGCGAGATGCCGCGCTGGAACCCGGTGAACATCTGCTCGTACCACCTCCAGGAGGCCGGCGCGACGCCGGTGCAGGAGGTCGGCTTCGCGCTCTCCACCGCCGTCGCGGTGCTCGACGCGGTCCGTGACTCGGGGCAGGTGCCCGCCGAGCGGATGGGCGACGTCGTGCAGCGGATCTCCTTCTTCGTCAACGCCGGGGTGCGCTTCGTCGAGGAGATCGCCAAGATGCGCGCCTTCGGGGCGCTCTGGGACGAGATCACCCGCGAGCGCTACGGGGTGGAGAACCCGAAGCAGCGGCGGTTCCGCTACGGCGTGCAGGTCAACTCGCTGGGCCTGACCGAGGCGCAGCCGGAGAACAACATCCAGCGCATCGTGCTGGAGATGCTCGGCGTGACCCTCTCCCGGGACGCCCGGGCCCGTGCCGTGCAACTGCCCGCCTGGAACGAGGCGCTCGGCCTGCCCCGGCCGTGGGACCAGCAGTGGTCGCTGCGCATGCAGCAGGTGCTCGCGTACGAGTCGGACCTGCTGGAGTACCCGGACCTGTTCGAGGGCTCGCACGTGATGACGGCGCTGGTCGAGGAGATCGTCACCGGGGCCCGGGTCGAGCTGGAGAAGGTGCTGGAGATGGGCGGCGTCGTCGCGGCCGTCGAGACCGGCTACCTCAAGAGCGCCCTGGTCGCCTCGCTGGCCGAGCGGCGCCGCCGGATGGAATCCGGCGCCGACGTGGTGGTCGGCGTCAACCGGTTCACCGAGACCGAGCCGTCGCCGCTGACCGCCGCCGGCGCCGAGTCCGTCGAGCAGGTCGACCCGGCCGTCGAGGCGGCGGCCACTGAGGCCGTACGCCGGTGGCGGGCCGGGCGGGACGACTCGGCTGTCGACGCGGCACTGGCCCGGCTGCGCGCGGACGCCGCGACCACGACGAACCTGATGCCGGCGACGCTGGAGTGCGTGCGGGCCGGGGTGACCACCGGCGAGTGGGCCGGCGCGCTGCGCCAGGTCTTCGGCGAGTACCGGGCGCCCACCGGCCTGACCGGCGCCGCCGGGGCCGGCGGGGACGCCACCCTGGCCGCCGTCCGGGCGCGCGTCGCCGCCACCGCCCGCGAGCTGGGCAGCGGCCGGCTGCGGCTGCTGGTCGGCAAGCCCGGCCTCGACGGGCACTCCAACGGCGCGGAGCAGATCGCGGTACGCGCCCGCGACGCCGGCTTCGAGGTGGTCTACCAGGGCATCCGGCTGACCGCCGGGCAGATCGTCGCCGCCGCCGTCGAGGAGGACGTGGACCTGGTCGGCCTCTCGGTCCTCTCCGGCTCGCACCTGGCGGCGGTACCGGCGGTGCTGGACGGCCTGCGCGCCGCCGGCCGGTCGGACCTGCCGGTGGTGGTCGGCGGGATCATCCCCGCCGGCGACGCGGAGCAGCTCCGCGCCGCCGGGGTGGCCCGGGTCTTCACGCCGAAGGACTTCGCCCTGACGGGGATCATCGACGACCTGGTGACCGTGGTCCGGGAGGCCAACGGCCTGCGCTGA
- a CDS encoding DUF1540 domain-containing protein yields the protein MTAAVEMPRVQECVVAACSYNHTNDCHAFAITIGSPDHAHCHTFVEMPAVRGGVDGGMTAQVGACQRADCQHNEQLECHAPSIKVGPDNDMADCMTYVSR from the coding sequence ATGACCGCAGCAGTGGAGATGCCCCGCGTCCAGGAATGTGTCGTGGCGGCGTGCTCGTACAACCACACCAACGACTGCCACGCCTTCGCCATCACCATCGGCAGCCCGGACCACGCGCACTGCCACACCTTCGTCGAGATGCCGGCGGTCCGTGGCGGGGTCGACGGCGGCATGACCGCGCAGGTGGGCGCCTGCCAGCGCGCGGACTGCCAGCACAACGAGCAGCTGGAATGCCACGCGCCGTCGATCAAGGTCGGTCCCGACAACGACATGGCCGACTGCATGACCTACGTCAGCCGCTGA
- a CDS encoding ABC transporter permease, with amino-acid sequence MTTTTKPAAPATTAPARRPGPVALSLRQSRLEITQFLRSRESVVFTMGFPVIMILIFAAIFDDEIAPGVSYTQYFITGMIATGLMTVSFQNLGIWIPIERDRGVLKRYRGTPMPKWVWFAGKVIMVVAIGIAETVLLLAVSVALFDLELPGTAAKWLTFGWVSVLGVTACTLCGIAISSLARTARSGSAVVTPVALVLQFISGVFFVFTELPTWMQQVAALFPLKWMCQGLRSVFLPDGFGAREPGGSFELDRVALVLVAWCVIGLVLCLTTFRWTTKRDG; translated from the coding sequence ATGACCACCACGACGAAGCCGGCCGCGCCGGCCACCACGGCACCGGCCCGGCGACCCGGTCCGGTCGCCCTCAGCCTGCGGCAGAGCCGGCTGGAGATCACCCAGTTCCTGCGCAGCCGGGAGTCCGTCGTCTTCACGATGGGCTTCCCGGTCATCATGATCCTGATCTTCGCGGCGATCTTCGACGACGAGATCGCCCCCGGCGTCAGCTACACGCAATACTTCATCACCGGCATGATCGCCACGGGCCTGATGACGGTGAGCTTCCAGAACCTGGGCATCTGGATCCCGATCGAGCGGGACCGGGGGGTGCTCAAGCGCTACCGGGGCACGCCGATGCCGAAGTGGGTCTGGTTCGCCGGCAAGGTGATCATGGTCGTGGCGATCGGCATCGCCGAGACCGTGCTGCTGCTCGCGGTCTCGGTGGCGCTGTTCGACCTGGAGCTGCCCGGGACCGCCGCGAAGTGGCTGACCTTCGGCTGGGTGTCGGTGCTCGGCGTCACCGCCTGCACGTTGTGCGGCATCGCCATCTCGTCGCTGGCCCGCACCGCCCGCAGCGGCTCGGCGGTGGTCACCCCGGTCGCGCTGGTGCTCCAGTTCATCTCCGGGGTGTTCTTCGTCTTCACCGAGCTGCCGACCTGGATGCAGCAGGTGGCGGCGCTCTTCCCGCTGAAGTGGATGTGCCAGGGCCTGCGCTCGGTCTTCCTGCCGGACGGCTTCGGCGCCCGCGAGCCGGGTGGCTCGTTCGAGCTGGACCGGGTCGCCCTGGTCCTCGTCGCGTGGTGCGTGATCGGCCTGGTGCTCTGCCTGACCACGTTCCGCTGGACGACCAAGCGCGACGGCTGA
- a CDS encoding ABC transporter ATP-binding protein: MHDELAISVRGLRKAYGDNVAVAGVDLDVHRGEVFALLGPNGAGKTTTVEILEGYRRRDAGDVDVLGSDPARPAADWRSRVGIVLQGTGEFDELTVAEVVRHFAGFYADADDPDKVVERVGLAGKAKARTHTLSGGQKRRLDVALGIVGRPELLFLDEPTTGFDPEARREFWELIRDLAAAGTTIVLTTHYLDEAESLADRVGVIAGGRVVEVATPDQLGNRREALATVSWRTPEGARETAESATPTALVAELAARFGGEVPGLTVTRPTLEDIYLRMIGHR; encoded by the coding sequence ATGCATGACGAGCTGGCGATCTCCGTCCGGGGGCTGCGCAAGGCGTACGGGGACAACGTCGCCGTGGCGGGCGTGGATCTCGACGTCCACCGCGGCGAGGTCTTCGCCCTCCTCGGCCCCAACGGCGCCGGCAAGACCACCACCGTGGAGATCCTGGAGGGCTACCGGCGGCGCGACGCCGGCGACGTCGACGTCCTCGGCAGCGACCCGGCCCGTCCGGCCGCCGACTGGCGCTCCCGGGTGGGCATCGTGCTCCAGGGCACCGGCGAGTTCGACGAGTTGACGGTCGCCGAGGTGGTGCGCCACTTCGCCGGCTTCTACGCCGACGCGGACGACCCCGACAAGGTCGTCGAGCGGGTGGGGCTGGCCGGCAAGGCGAAGGCGCGTACGCACACCCTCTCCGGCGGGCAGAAGCGCCGGCTCGACGTGGCGCTCGGCATCGTGGGCCGCCCCGAGCTGCTCTTCCTGGACGAGCCCACCACGGGCTTCGACCCGGAGGCGCGCCGGGAGTTCTGGGAGCTGATCCGCGACCTGGCCGCCGCCGGCACCACCATCGTGCTCACCACCCACTACCTCGACGAGGCGGAGTCCCTCGCCGACCGCGTCGGCGTCATCGCGGGCGGCCGGGTGGTCGAGGTGGCCACGCCCGACCAGCTCGGCAACCGGCGCGAGGCCCTGGCGACGGTCTCCTGGCGTACGCCGGAGGGGGCGCGGGAAACGGCGGAGAGCGCGACGCCGACGGCGCTGGTGGCGGAGCTGGCGGCGCGCTTCGGCGGCGAGGTCCCCGGCCTGACGGTGACCCGGCCGACCCTGGAGGACATCTACCTGCGCATGATCGGACACCGATGA
- a CDS encoding ArsR/SmtB family transcription factor produces the protein MAVWQVPSDLLARSRFTVSPMVDTVAALRALHDPRSPWQRAWREPHVAAFRRMLAGRPVVRALLPASFHPRWTADFLTVAPASPEPTFAAELAAVGRLSDERIRADLRATRPEPLAAELLADGLTGQVVELLDWVWTHTVEPEWPERERRLRADIVARTAALSAGGWAGVFADLNRNVCWLGDGRLQVNDYPEPPLSLDEAEQLVFLPAHCRRGWVVWDRPTRFGMVYPVRGILVDPTSPAPDGLARLIGANRADILVRLDTPLSTSQLVAVTGLSLGTVGDHLRVLLDAGAVGKRRSGREVLYWRTPLGVALTTSTR, from the coding sequence ATGGCCGTCTGGCAGGTGCCGTCGGATCTCCTCGCGCGCAGCCGCTTCACGGTCTCGCCGATGGTCGACACGGTCGCCGCGCTGCGCGCGCTGCACGACCCGCGTAGCCCGTGGCAGCGGGCCTGGCGGGAGCCGCACGTCGCGGCGTTCCGGCGGATGCTGGCCGGTCGGCCGGTGGTCCGGGCGCTGCTGCCCGCGTCGTTCCACCCCCGGTGGACCGCCGACTTCCTCACCGTCGCGCCCGCCTCGCCGGAACCGACGTTCGCGGCGGAGCTGGCAGCCGTCGGGCGGTTGTCCGACGAGCGGATCCGGGCCGACCTGCGCGCCACCCGCCCGGAGCCGCTCGCCGCCGAGCTGCTGGCGGACGGTCTCACCGGGCAGGTGGTGGAGCTGCTCGACTGGGTCTGGACGCACACCGTCGAGCCGGAGTGGCCGGAGCGGGAACGCCGGCTCCGGGCGGACATCGTGGCCCGCACCGCCGCGTTGAGCGCGGGCGGCTGGGCCGGGGTGTTCGCCGACCTCAACCGCAACGTGTGCTGGCTGGGCGACGGTCGGCTCCAGGTCAACGACTACCCGGAGCCGCCGCTGTCGCTGGACGAGGCCGAGCAGTTGGTCTTCCTCCCGGCGCACTGCCGTCGCGGCTGGGTGGTCTGGGACAGGCCGACCCGGTTCGGGATGGTGTACCCGGTGCGCGGGATCCTGGTCGATCCCACCTCACCGGCACCCGACGGGCTCGCCCGGCTGATCGGCGCGAACCGGGCCGACATCCTGGTCCGGCTGGACACACCGCTGAGCACCTCGCAACTCGTGGCGGTGACCGGGCTCTCCCTCGGGACGGTGGGCGACCACCTGCGGGTGCTGCTGGACGCGGGCGCCGTCGGCAAGCGGCGGTCCGGGCGCGAGGTGCTCTACTGGCGTACGCCGCTCGGTGTCGCGCTCACGACGTCCACGCGTTAG
- the nucS gene encoding endonuclease NucS, with product MRLVIAKCSVDYVGRLSAHLPPATRLLMVKADGSVSIHADDRAYKPLNWMSPPCRLEEAPGVWRVVNKAGEELRITLEEIFQDTSYELGVDPGLRKDGVEAHLQELLAANPEALGEGFTLVRREYMTAIGPVDLLCRDANQGAVAVEVKRRGEIDGVEQLTRYLELMNRDPLLAPVAGVFAAQEIKPQARVLATDRGIRCVVVNYDKLRGIERDELTLF from the coding sequence GTGCGGTTGGTCATTGCGAAGTGCTCGGTGGACTACGTCGGACGGCTCTCGGCCCACCTGCCGCCGGCCACCCGGTTGCTCATGGTGAAGGCGGACGGGTCGGTGTCGATCCACGCCGACGACCGGGCGTACAAGCCGTTGAACTGGATGAGCCCGCCCTGCCGGTTGGAGGAGGCCCCCGGCGTCTGGCGGGTCGTCAACAAGGCGGGGGAGGAACTGCGGATCACCCTGGAGGAGATCTTCCAGGACACCTCGTACGAGCTGGGTGTCGATCCGGGCCTGCGCAAGGACGGCGTGGAGGCGCACCTTCAGGAGCTGCTGGCGGCCAACCCGGAAGCGCTCGGCGAGGGGTTCACGCTGGTCCGCCGGGAGTACATGACGGCGATCGGCCCGGTCGACCTGCTCTGTCGGGACGCCAACCAGGGCGCCGTGGCCGTGGAGGTGAAGCGGCGCGGCGAGATCGACGGCGTGGAGCAGCTCACCCGGTACCTGGAGCTGATGAACCGCGACCCGCTGCTCGCGCCGGTCGCCGGGGTCTTCGCGGCACAGGAGATCAAGCCGCAGGCCCGGGTGCTCGCCACGGACCGGGGCATCCGCTGCGTCGTCGTGAACTACGACAAGCTGCGCGGCATCGAGCGCGACGAGCTCACCCTGTTCTGA
- a CDS encoding polysaccharide deacetylase family protein: MHVKIPRVPLVATLTAVVAAAALLVLPNPLRAPADAGIVRMEPTDRAAAAPETTAPAEPAVTVAPATPEATAPAAPAATVPGATPVGTRPPVVDHGPRTGNKVALTFDADMTDGMRYQLRSGAVRSYANLKIIDLLERERVPATFFLTGKWVEQYPDVTRRLAANPRFELANHTYGHLAFTPDCYGLPRIAEREMTADVARTFDVVAAYGGRQTRYFRFPGLCHDRTALAALAPLGVTVVDGDVVSGDPFAKSWRPVVHAALDGVRPGSVIVLHVTEANAPMTDEALPHILAGLAERGLEPAPLSEVLGVG; the protein is encoded by the coding sequence GTGCACGTGAAGATCCCCCGCGTTCCGCTCGTCGCGACCCTCACCGCCGTCGTCGCCGCCGCGGCTCTCCTCGTCCTCCCAAACCCGCTGCGCGCGCCGGCCGACGCCGGCATCGTCCGCATGGAGCCAACCGATCGCGCCGCGGCCGCCCCGGAGACCACGGCCCCCGCCGAGCCCGCGGTGACGGTGGCCCCGGCCACTCCGGAAGCCACGGCCCCCGCCGCGCCTGCGGCGACGGTCCCCGGCGCGACCCCGGTCGGGACCAGGCCACCTGTCGTCGACCACGGGCCGCGTACGGGGAACAAGGTGGCGCTCACCTTCGATGCCGACATGACGGACGGGATGCGGTACCAGCTGCGCAGCGGCGCGGTGCGGTCGTACGCGAACCTGAAGATCATCGACCTGCTGGAACGGGAGCGGGTGCCGGCCACCTTCTTCCTCACCGGCAAGTGGGTGGAGCAGTACCCGGACGTGACCCGTCGACTCGCCGCGAACCCGCGCTTCGAGCTGGCCAACCACACGTACGGGCACCTGGCCTTCACCCCGGACTGCTACGGCCTGCCCCGTATCGCGGAGCGGGAGATGACGGCCGACGTGGCCCGTACGTTCGACGTGGTGGCCGCGTACGGGGGGCGGCAGACCCGGTACTTCCGCTTCCCCGGGCTGTGCCACGACAGGACGGCGCTGGCCGCGCTGGCGCCGCTGGGGGTGACGGTGGTCGACGGCGACGTGGTCAGCGGCGACCCGTTCGCGAAGTCCTGGCGGCCGGTGGTGCATGCCGCGCTGGACGGGGTGCGTCCGGGATCGGTGATCGTCCTGCACGTGACGGAGGCGAACGCGCCGATGACGGACGAGGCGCTGCCGCACATCCTGGCCGGGCTGGCCGAGCGCGGCCTCGAGCCGGCCCCGCTGTCCGAGGTGCTCGGAGTGGGCTGA